TCCTCCCACCTTGGCACGTGACCCGCCGATTTCGCGTACTCGGATCCTCGCGCTACTGAGACCCCGCCCCCGCGCCGCTCACGTGACCCCGGCACGCGGTCCGGAGCGGGCGCGCGAGCCATGTGGCCGGGCCTCGAGGCGTTGCCATGGCGCTGGGCGGGCGGCGCGGCCCTGGCGCTCGGGCTGGCGCTGGAGGCGCTGGCGCTGCTGGTGCGCgggtggcggcggcggcgccggGCCCCGCGGCGCGAGGTGCTCTTCTTCCCGTCGCCGGTCACCTGCACCGCGGCGCTGCTGGGCGAGCCGGGCCCcgcgccctgcccctgcccgctGCCGCACGGCGACAGCCCGCTCGCCCGCCTGCTGCGCCGCCTGCTCTCGGCGCGCCGCTCCCTGGAGCTCTGCCTCTTCGCCTTCTCCAGCCCGCAGCTGGGCCGCGCCGTGCAGCTGCTGCACCGCCGGGGCGTGCGCGTGCGCCTCGTCACCGACGCCGACTACATGGCGCTCAGCGGCTCGCAGGTCGGCCGCCTGCGGCAGGCGGGTGAGGGGCggtcgggggggcggggcggaagggaagagggaggtcagggcgggggggggaagggaagcggGTCAGGGATGGAGGAGGCGGAAGGGGAGCGAAGGGACGGTGCTGGGAGTAGGTGGGGCTGAAGGAGCTAGGACCCCATGGAGGAATCTGTGGGGATGGTGTATGTGCCAGGGGAAGGACTGACAGAGGGCAGCTGGGGGAGCCCTTGTGGGAGCCTGGCTGAGCCCTGAGGAAGATGGGAGGGACTAGGGGATCCCTAGGGACTAGGTGCAGCCACGTGGACCCCTATGAGCCCCCCACCTGGTCTCCCCTGTGGCCTGTTAGAAGAGGCAGGCACACTGGAACAAGCTTAGCCAAGCTCCGTGTCCTCGCAGACTGTTGGTAGAGAAGCAAACACCTATTGACACAAGGGACAGACATGTGGCAAGATGACCACAAGGCTCAGAGTTTCCCTCTCCTGGTGTTGGTGTGGTGAGGAATGGCATCAAACACTCAcgctgtttgttgttgtttttttggttaaGGGCATTAGGTTCTCAGCCACTCTCTTAGGACACTTTTTATTAATGCAGTGTAGCTTTTGGTCATAAGAAAGCTTTTTACCTTGAAGAGGAAGCATTGAAAAGGTTCTCCTTGTTTTGCAGGGATTCAGGTGCGTCACGACCAGGAGAGTGGCTACATGCACCACAAATTTGCTATTGTGGACAAAAAGATGCTCATCACTGGTTCCCTCAACTGGACCACTCAAGCTATCCAGAACAACCGTGAGAACGTGCTGATTGTGGAGGATGCGGAGTATGTGGAGCCATTCCTGGCAGAGTTTGAAAGGATTTGGGAAGAGTACAATCCAGCTAATTATACATTTTTCCCCAACCAAAAGGAACAGAAATGACAGCAGCTTTTTGGAGCTGGAAGGATCCTTGACAAATAGCATTTTTCTAGCAAGCTTCTTTATAGTTAATTTTGTTATAGCTACAAGGACTATAGCACCATACAAGGCTGAAGAGTTCTCTACTCTTCAGTGAAAAGCTCATTGTGTACTAAATGAAAGTGCATCACTCTAAACTTCTTGGTAAGTAGTGGTATAGTAGAAGGGCCAGCACGTTGCAGCTGATGTGCTGCAGCTCAAAAGATAATGGCCACTGTCATGCACTGGAAAAAGGCAATGTTTGGAATGTTTAAGAGTACTGGATATTTTGACAGTGAAATAGTCACTTACTGGTTACCCCTAGTGACATTACAGAATGATATATATTGTTTCTGGTATGGCTGATCATTGCTGGGAAACGACTCATTTATTTCATGCATGGCAGTATAAGAGTGAAAATGTTCCTCATCACTAGTTCTAAAAGAATTGGGTAAGGGGCTCTCCACAAAGCTATAATTCACACAGGGACTGAACTGGGTATGTTACTTTATTAGGAGTGGAAAGTATATTAGACATTTAACCTTTAAAATAGGTAAGATGAGGTTTGTTATGGAAAACTTGATTGAGAAGTCaggaattttaaaatttattttgaatgTTGATTAGCCTCCCTCTAGTCAGTTCACTTTCTCAGTAGCTGCAGCATAATAGAAAAAGTGCCCTGATGGGGCTGGAGAGCAGGTATGGCAATCTGCAGAAAAACAAGTACAGACTGGCCATTGTAACAGCCCAGCAGTATGAGAGAAATACTTGGAGTGCAAAATGTTGAGAAACTGACTGTAGCAGATTTGCTGCCTCTCATGGAAAGGAGCTGCAAAAGGAAACCCCAGTGCACATAGAGAATAGGCTGCTTGATCTGTTCATATACAAGAAAAGCAGCATAACCCCATCCATATCAATTGCCCAACTTGGCTTGGCAATAGAGAATATAGGACACcacctttcccattttaaaatcttCAGGATGGATTGGCAGCTTTCTAGCTGGGACAAGTTCTCCCCTGTGCAAGCCTTCCCTGCATTTTCTTGCAGATACTAGGTGTCATCGTGTCCATGTCCTCTTGGGAAGTGGGCTTTTAAAATCATCTACCTCCCTTTTCCATTTATGGTGGCAGTCTCCTAAATGGAATTCAGAGGTCAGGGTAGATTCTTGACTTCCTGAAAATGAAGCCATTTCATATCTAGTAGAAACTAGGTTACTGCTCTTGAAGATGCTACGTGACAAGCAACAGAAGCTGTTATACCCATGCATGAGTAAGCTCTCCCCTTCTTAATGTCCCTGGTTCTCCTCTCAGGGGTTAAGAGGCTAGTTCAGTTTCCATAACCATTACAGCCCTGGCTCTTAATGAGAGTTCTTGTGGTGTTGACATGGAATAAGAATGGAACACACCAATTTGTTGTAGACATATCTGCCTGTACACTTGAAACAGTGACCTGGAATGTAAGAGGGTTCATGTCCTTATGCCACAGTGCTGTCGTGAAGGTTTGATTGTAAAACTAACTGCAGCGTAAAGTTTGTAACGCGTTGAGTCTTGCGGTCCCAGTAACAGCCTTTGCCACATACAGTTTAAGCTGTGGTGTTTGACTTGTTATAGGTTGTAAAAACAGTTTTCCTGGGTAATTGGCCCTCTTCTTGTCTCTTCAAGTTACTGTGGCTATTTTTATTTCTCACAGTTAAATATGTTATTCCACACTTACCACAACTTCAGTTTACATTGGGTTTAAGAGCCTTATTACTGTACCAGTAATTAACAGAAAACATAGCTTTCAGAATAGAACTTAATAGCTATGATGTTGTCAGCAGAGGGGTCATGTTATGCAAATATAATTGGCTATTCTGAATATTCTGGGAAATTAACCTTGCCCTCATACTTTAAGGTAGGTTAAACTTGGGGCACAAACAGTGAGTCAGTTTTGATGCAGACTCTTACAAGCCCATGGGTTGTCTGTTTCCCCATGTCTGGTTGAAAATGGCTTAATCTTCGTAAAATAGATGAAGTGCTTGAAGCCTGTACCACTAAAAGTCCCACTAGTGTGTTGCCAATGTCCTGTTATAATCTGTATAGTGATTAGCACTATTAACACCGACATATTTCAGCAAATCCAGACAATTTCTCCAAGCTCTTCCTGCTGCATAATGGTTCAAGGAATTTTTTTGTATGGTAGTTATCACTACAGGTGAACAGTGTGAAAAGAGTTTGATGGGCCCTATAGGCTCTAGCTCTCAAAACCCCCATTTGCCACTTATGGAAAGCCTTAGGCCAGAGGCCCCAACCAGTAAAAGCAAACAGAGATTAGTCTACCCACTTACCCTTAGTACGGTCCCTCTAGATCAGGCTAGGTACACTGGCAAAGGTCTGGAAGGAATCTGCCACTGCAGATATCCATGCTATACCAGCTGTGGGCAGTCCTCCACTGCAACAGTCAGGAGTATTAGCTTCACAATGCTTTGAACAGCAATGTGTATCAAAGAAAATGCAGGCGGTGGTAGGAGTGTATTAAGTGGCTACCTCGAAAGCCTGCATCTCCTTTCCACATAGATGACCATGTCCAAACAAGCACCTCACTACACAGCATGCAAAGGGTGGTGCAAAAATAGTTTATTACGATATAGTTTATGTAAAGTTAAGTaattatatttacaaaataaaaatgatcagCTACATCCATGGGAACCTAGCATGTCACACAGGATTTGTAAGGAATAAATATTGTGACCAAAGTGATGCTTCTATTACAGTGAAcagtggctttttcttttttttctttttttttaaataaaagcactgaaataaaagcaaaggggtggggggaagaagagagaaaaaagactCCACTCATACTCAGTATCACAGGGGCCACAAAATGGGTGTGCATTCACCTTTGCAAGAGGAAATGGATCAGGACACGTCACTCCATTGCTGGGTGAAGTGTGTGGAACCCTCCCCTTATGCACACCATTCAGACCTGCAGCCCGATGGGTTTGGAACACAGCTGCCACTTCTCCCTGGTCACCACCCCTGTTTCATGCTAGTTCTGAGGCTGGTGCACAAGTCTCATCACCACAGTAGCAACCCAGGAAGTAAGTTACACAATCGTCTAGGTTTGATCTGCTGCCATTAACACCATGCAGGCAGGTTGGACAGGTGGCTCTCTCTGTCTTCATCATCACAGGAACTGGAGACATTGTGGTTGACTCTTGGGTGTTCACCATAAACCACAATTAAATCTTGATTTCTATTTCCATCTCCACCAGGGACTGAAGCTCTTGAAACTCAGCTGGTAGTGGAGGGTGCGTGCATTTCAATCGGGAACCCATTTCTCTTGACTGAGGCCACTGATTGAAGGCATGCATAAGATGGGACGGAGCTAAGGCAGTCCCTCAATTCTGATTGGGTTGGTGGTGTGAAGTGAGGAAGATTGACTATCAATACTTGGGTGTCTATTGCCACTTCACAGAGTTATCATTCAAATACATACAGTTTCCCTCTTGCCCCCTACCCCCAAAGTTTAAAATCTCAAGTCAACCCAAAATTCCAGGTCCCAAAAGGGTGTATGTGGATCAAAGACTAAGAATCCTCATCTGTTTGCTACATGTCAAAGTCTTTAGTATTTTACAACATACTTTGTTCTCTCTAAATTAGAACAAAGAGTCGGTGATCCTTCACCATCCAGCACACATTCATGGTGTAGGGTAGACAGGAAGGGTGATGAAATAATTGCTTGTGATTGCACTAAACTAATGTGAGTGGCCAGGAGGGCTAGTGCTGTTGGTACCAATTCAAAGGCAAGTCAGGTTTCTGCTAATGCCTCCTGCCCCCTCGTTCTCCTCTAGTAGTCTCTTAAAGTGCAGGCTGAGGCAAGTTAAACCACTAGAGCTGACAGCTTTGTTTTCAGCCCCCATGGCTCTTCAGTGTCCTTCCCCAGTCACGCAACAATATTTCTGCAGCCACTTTTAAGAAATGCTCTGTATTACAGTGGTAGGGATCACATCATAAGTGCAACTCAGTAGTAACTACGATGTATTGAAAGTTATATTTTAAACAGTTACTTACATATCATTGTAAGTTACAGTAAACTTCCATGCTGTTGTACACTATGTAACTGCACAGCTAGGAGATAGTTCCCTTGTAAATTCCATGTAGCCTTACAGAGTAGCTTCAATGCTGATGCATAAGTGAGTTACACAATTATATACTAGGCCCTAAGATCCTGGAACCTTAGTTCACTCACTGCAACAGTCCTAAGTTACCATGCAAGGATATCTGTGTATGCTCTAGTCACACAGTAGTTACTACTTCTATATATAGATAGCAATTTTGCACATTCACAGGGTGTTAATGCCACTATCAAATACAAGATTACTGAattctcaatggaaaaacaatttATAGCGCTTTAGGATTAACAGTTCTCAAACAGACTGGACACATTCTTTGGACAGGTATCTTCAAAGCTAAAGGTACAGGTCAgagaattttaaaagatatttataaCAGTCATCAAAAAACATTCTAATAAGAGGACACAGGGTAGGTTCAACATCTTACACGCAAATCTCTTCCAACCCCAAAAGAGACATCTGTATTAGaacaagattaaaaaagaaaacctaaaaaagaaaaccaaaaaaacagaacttagtcacacacacacacaaaaaccctccGCTAACTTCTGagtaataaatatttacattgcGTGCTTTGAATACTATAcaggttttaaattattttaaagagaataacaaagctttttttttttaaaaaaaatggaaaaaattacaAAGTAAAGGCAAGCTACACTGAGCGTGCATGTGCTTTAGTGTTCACAACAAACTAAGTACTGTATATGAAGCACAAAAATGCAAAGGTCTAGTGGAATTCCAATCAAATATATAGTCATTACAAAAGTGACACATTTTACAATGCTTAGGACTGCTTAAATGCACTCCATTCAACCGGTTACAGAAAAATAGCCTTGTTGTGTTTTGCACATAAGCACAAATTCTGCTTttgaagcaaatggaaaaaaaaattgctccctctcttggatggatggatggatgggtgggggaggaggggagattaatcacagttaaaaaGAACTTAAAtctaattgtttccagaaggaaaaaaatggctGAAAAATTCTCCACAAAAGACAAAACTTTGGAAGCAATTAGGTGTATATGTTTCTACGGCTATTTTGAACTTGGTTTTATTAGACCTCACATTCTGGTATTTTTCATAGTGTAGGACCATATAAAATGCAGCTGCTTGCAACGTATATATATTCACACACTGTATATACGGTGCCCTTTAGGAGCACTGCAAGCGAGACAGCTACCATGCCAATTTGCCTTGTTGTATGTGGAGGGTGCCTGGAACACAGCCAGAGGAAAACTGAATTGGAAAATGCTCTGCTGTCTCTCACAGACACAATGGAAGATGCAGATGGAATCAGAAAGTGTGTTGGGCaaaggggctggcggggggggaggggggggaaggtttCTCTTGCTATGCCCCCTACCCTCCTCGTCAGTTCAatctgagaaacactgatttctAGCCTCATGGAGAAAGATGAAGCCTGAAGCAGAAGGCAGAACTGGGGTGAAACACAGAACCTTGCACTCAGCTAAgacttttgccattttttttttacctgtggtAGATCGCGGTGTttactggggtggagtggaggtgaacAAACTGCCTAATACTTTGATGAGGGctcctcccagctcaggtagGTGCCCATCAAAACTACAGGGAGAAACGGCCAGCACATCAGAGAAAACAAGTGCGTGTTTGTGCCACAGCTTTTTTGTTCTTGACCTCTGGAAGGATCAGTTATTGCAATGTTTATTCCATTTGAGAGCGCTGCAGTCTGATGGGATGGAGAAGCTGCACAGATGGGCAGAGAGCCAGCTGCTCTTCTGCCTCCTTGAACAACTGACTTTAGAGCGCATACCCTGTGCACagcagaaaaacattaaaaacaaagcctAAGTCCCGCTTTGGAGAGGTGTCTGCTTCAGAACGCACCTGCTCTTACAAGGGACAGTATATAACAAACAGTTGTACGAGACCCTTTGTTTAGgtgttaaataatattttagaacAGCAAGTTCAGCAAAACAACACTTATTTGGCCTGTTAGAGGTTCTTAgaagctttaaaaatatacaccaaAGGGTGGTCCCAATCACCCCTTCATGCACGGTGTGTATGTCCTCTCCAGAGGAGCTCATTTCTTGTAACActagatttttgttttggctACAGCCGGTATCTGCGGCTCCATTTCATCCCAGTGAAACTGCGTGTCCAGTTAGCTTTTAGGGGCAGTATGTAGGTCCAGAAAGGGGGGCCAAGATGCATTATCcaaagatccccagtgcttgcAAACCTTCACTGATAGATCCTCTCCCACAAGTTCAGATTCTGCTGATCCATTAGTCCTGGCACACCTTGAAGCAAATCCTTTTAAGCTGATCCACTGACCAAGTAAGATGGAGGTCACAGGATGATGAGTTTGCAGTAAGGTAGGAAATAAAGATATACCAGCCTTAAAGAAAAAATACCAGCTAGCTTGAACAAACATCTTGCTTAAGTCTGTTATTGCCAATGTCTCATCCATCATATCGAGGTCCCAGGACGTTTGCAGAACTATGCACATCTCCTTAAGAGAAGAAATTTACATGGGCTACTCAAAGCTTCCCTAATTACAGCCTTTTGCTTGGGGTATGTGCACATGAGAAAGGAAAATGGGCTAAGAAACCCATCAAATAAAAGATTCTCTTCCTCTAAGCAGTTTTCTTCTCTGCCTCAGTCCTTGGGACCCTGTATATCACAAGGACAAACCTGAAcaagccctcctgccccccaagttGCATCTTTACAGGATAATTATGGGACGGGAGCACTAGCAGAAAGCTGTTCAGACCAACCCACTGGATCTGCCGTTTCTTTAATACCACCTCTTTTTATGTGGCTTGCTATTCCACTGCTTTACATGCttctctccctgctctccctTTACACTAGTTACTATCTAAGTGCTTCCACTTTGAAAACATACCACAGTGCCTTTTCTCATGTCCTCACCCATGTACACCATCTGGGTCAAAAGATGAAAAAGACAGTCCCCA
This window of the Chelonia mydas isolate rCheMyd1 chromosome 10, rCheMyd1.pri.v2, whole genome shotgun sequence genome carries:
- the PLD6 gene encoding mitochondrial cardiolipin hydrolase: MWPGLEALPWRWAGGAALALGLALEALALLVRGWRRRRRAPRREVLFFPSPVTCTAALLGEPGPAPCPCPLPHGDSPLARLLRRLLSARRSLELCLFAFSSPQLGRAVQLLHRRGVRVRLVTDADYMALSGSQVGRLRQAGIQVRHDQESGYMHHKFAIVDKKMLITGSLNWTTQAIQNNRENVLIVEDAEYVEPFLAEFERIWEEYNPANYTFFPNQKEQK